A window of the Pleomorphomonas sp. T1.2MG-36 genome harbors these coding sequences:
- a CDS encoding primosomal protein N': MPTEKPTSSLHDLFGEAAPRPASGSEVVQVLTPVGLDLSYSYRVPHGMRVGPGSIVQVPLGPRKVVGVVTAEPAELQASSNRLRPIEIAFDAPPLTSEMLTFVDWVARYTLTPRGMVMRMVLRAPDGLEPEPPLRGLVATSAPPERLTDARRRVLALLDENEGQAWTRAGLAAAAGVSPSVVEGLVTAGALAEVQLPPGRPFRTPDPDFNPIELTPDQTAAVARLREAPDDGVTLIDGVTGSGKTEVYLEAVADALRAGRQALILVPEIALTRAFLERFSERFGALPAEWHSDVGPKMRARAWRAVALGEARVVVGARSALFLPFRDLGLIVVDEEHDGAYKQEEWASYHARDMAVVRGRLEKIPVILASATPSLESRVNAERGRYRHVILPARATGRELPSLYAIDMRKAGPPRGRFLAPGLVAAIREVTERGEQAMLFLNRRGYAPLTLCRSCGHRFQCPQCSAWLVEHRFRGRLVCHHCGHTVPRPEACPSCGTLDSLVACGPGVERIAEEMQTLLPDKRTVVLSSDIGGGVQRLRAEFEAVAKGQCDIVVGTQMVAKGHTFPKLTLVGVVDADLGLSQGDPRAAERTFQLLAQVTGRAGRVIGKGLGLLQTYAPESPVIEALVSGDAERFYRTELAERERSVMPPFGRLAAILVSGPSRELAEDHARHLARMAPRDPAVEVLGPAEAALAVVRGRHRFRLIAHSGRDTDLSAYMRAWIAAADRPTRGVEAYVDVDPQNFL; the protein is encoded by the coding sequence ATGCCGACCGAAAAACCCACTTCCTCGCTCCACGATCTGTTCGGAGAAGCCGCGCCCCGCCCGGCGTCCGGCAGCGAAGTGGTGCAGGTACTCACCCCGGTCGGTCTCGATCTATCCTACTCCTATCGCGTGCCGCACGGGATGCGGGTGGGACCGGGCTCGATCGTTCAGGTGCCGCTCGGTCCGCGCAAGGTGGTGGGGGTCGTGACGGCGGAACCGGCCGAACTGCAGGCCTCATCGAACCGGCTGCGCCCCATCGAGATCGCCTTCGACGCACCGCCGCTGACGTCGGAGATGCTCACCTTCGTCGACTGGGTCGCCCGCTACACGCTGACGCCACGCGGCATGGTGATGCGCATGGTGCTGCGGGCGCCGGATGGGCTGGAACCGGAGCCGCCGCTTCGCGGCCTTGTGGCGACTAGCGCGCCGCCGGAGCGCCTCACCGACGCCCGCCGCCGGGTCCTGGCATTGCTCGACGAGAACGAGGGGCAAGCCTGGACGCGTGCTGGCCTCGCGGCGGCGGCGGGCGTCTCCCCCTCCGTGGTCGAAGGACTGGTAACCGCCGGTGCGCTGGCCGAAGTGCAACTGCCCCCCGGCCGGCCGTTTCGGACGCCCGATCCCGATTTCAATCCCATCGAGCTCACGCCCGACCAGACCGCCGCCGTCGCCCGCCTGCGCGAGGCGCCGGACGACGGCGTGACGCTGATCGACGGCGTCACCGGCTCGGGCAAGACGGAGGTCTATCTCGAAGCTGTGGCCGATGCGCTGAGAGCCGGCCGACAGGCGCTGATCCTGGTGCCGGAAATCGCGCTGACCAGGGCCTTTCTCGAGCGCTTCTCCGAGCGTTTCGGAGCCCTGCCGGCCGAATGGCATTCCGACGTCGGCCCGAAGATGCGCGCCCGCGCCTGGCGTGCCGTCGCTCTCGGCGAGGCCCGCGTGGTGGTCGGCGCCCGCTCGGCCCTGTTCCTGCCCTTCCGCGACCTCGGCCTGATCGTCGTCGACGAGGAGCACGACGGCGCCTACAAGCAGGAAGAATGGGCGAGCTATCACGCTCGCGACATGGCGGTGGTGCGCGGTCGACTGGAAAAGATTCCGGTCATCCTCGCCTCGGCGACGCCGTCGCTCGAAAGCCGCGTCAATGCCGAGCGCGGCCGCTACCGGCACGTTATTCTACCGGCCCGTGCCACCGGGCGCGAGCTGCCCAGCCTCTATGCCATCGACATGCGGAAGGCTGGTCCGCCGCGCGGCCGCTTCCTGGCGCCCGGCCTCGTCGCCGCCATCCGCGAGGTGACCGAGCGAGGCGAACAGGCGATGCTGTTTCTCAACCGGCGCGGCTATGCGCCGCTCACGCTCTGTCGGTCCTGCGGCCACCGCTTCCAGTGCCCGCAATGTTCGGCCTGGTTGGTGGAGCATCGTTTTCGGGGGCGGCTCGTCTGCCATCACTGCGGCCACACGGTGCCCCGCCCCGAAGCCTGCCCCTCCTGCGGCACGCTCGACAGCCTCGTCGCCTGCGGACCGGGCGTCGAGCGCATCGCCGAGGAGATGCAGACGCTGTTGCCCGACAAGCGCACCGTGGTTCTGTCGTCCGACATCGGCGGCGGCGTCCAGCGCCTTAGGGCGGAATTCGAGGCGGTCGCCAAGGGCCAGTGCGACATCGTCGTCGGCACCCAGATGGTGGCGAAGGGACACACCTTTCCCAAGCTGACCCTGGTCGGCGTGGTCGATGCCGACCTCGGCCTGTCGCAAGGCGATCCGCGTGCCGCCGAACGCACCTTTCAGCTCCTCGCCCAGGTCACCGGCCGCGCCGGCCGCGTCATCGGCAAGGGGCTTGGTCTGCTCCAGACCTACGCACCGGAGAGTCCGGTGATCGAGGCGCTGGTTTCGGGCGATGCCGAACGCTTCTACCGCACCGAACTGGCCGAACGCGAACGGTCGGTCATGCCGCCCTTCGGCCGCCTTGCCGCCATCCTGGTGTCCGGCCCGAGCCGCGAACTCGCCGAGGACCACGCCCGCCACCTCGCCCGCATGGCGCCGCGCGATCCGGCCGTGGAGGTGCTCGGGCCGGCCGAGGCGGCGCTCGCCGTGGTGCGTGGCCGCCACCGCTTCCGCCTCATCGCCCATTCGGGCCGCGATACCGACCTCTCCGCCTACATGCGCGCCTGGATCGCCGCCGCAGACCGGCCGACGCGCGGCGTCGAGGCTTATGTCGACGTCGACCCGCAGAACTTCCTCTGA
- a CDS encoding F0F1 ATP synthase subunit delta, with protein sequence MSEAETMVFGVAERYATALFELASETGELEIVEADIARFETLRRESADLRRLMKSLVFSNEDQTRAIGAVVEAAGLGHTVSNFIKLVASNNRLSVMADMFRGFRQLLADRRGEVTAGIVSAIPLSDGQLADVKRALADISGKSVHVELDVDPSLIGGLVVKLGSRMIDTSLKTKLDALKIALKEVG encoded by the coding sequence GTGAGCGAAGCGGAAACGATGGTCTTCGGGGTCGCCGAACGTTATGCCACGGCCCTGTTCGAGTTGGCGAGCGAGACCGGTGAGCTTGAAATCGTCGAGGCGGACATCGCCCGTTTCGAGACCCTCCGCCGCGAAAGCGCAGACCTTCGCCGCCTGATGAAGTCGCTGGTCTTCAGCAACGAGGATCAGACCCGGGCCATTGGCGCCGTGGTCGAGGCTGCCGGCCTCGGTCACACGGTGAGCAATTTCATCAAGCTGGTCGCCTCCAACAACCGCCTTTCGGTGATGGCCGACATGTTCCGCGGCTTCCGTCAGCTGCTCGCTGACCGCCGTGGCGAAGTGACGGCCGGCATCGTCTCGGCGATCCCCCTTTCCGACGGCCAGCTCGCCGACGTCAAGCGCGCTCTGGCCGACATATCCGGCAAGTCGGTTCATGTTGAACTCGACGTCGACCCGTCGCTGATCGGCGGTCTCGTCGTCAAGCTCGGCTCGCGCATGATCGACACGTCGCTCAAAACGAAACTCGACGCACTCAAGATTGCATTGAAAGAGGTCGGCTGA